In Gossypium hirsutum isolate 1008001.06 chromosome A10, Gossypium_hirsutum_v2.1, whole genome shotgun sequence, the DNA window TTGTCTTTAAGATGTTCGAATGTGGTTGTTCAAATGGTTCTTCAAATTTTCCAAATGTGTCTTTAAGGTGCTCGAAAATGTCATATTAATGTTGTCCATATATGATTTTGAATGCTGGAAATTTGCAGCATTTAATTTGCTGCTTGAAGTTGATTAAACTATGCTGTAAATGCAAAACATTTATATGTTGTTCACATGCTAAATTAACCGTTAGTGAGCTTAAAATTGATCTATTCGAATGTGTTAAATTCATTGTTCAATGTGATGTTATTTATGCTAATGTATTGAGTATATTAAGCTGTGCAATTTGATGTTATATGTGGCGTTAATGTTGACTTGttaattgcatattttattattaatctgaCTTAGGGTTCTGAATTTAGAAGAACTTTATCTTAGATAAGTTATCTACTTTCATAATAACTGGAATCTGATTTTGTTATTTTGGTTGGTTCTTGCCTTTATATGTCATTCAttaacttttgtttcttttttctcagAATTGGTATGTCATTCATTTGCTGCCTTATGCTGGGCCTACAAGTTATTCAAGCACTTACTATAATCCTGGTGATTATCAGACAGCTGGAGGTTACCCAAGCAGTAGTTACATTCATTAGACTACCACATAGAATGGGAGCAATTATGCAAATTATACTACTTAGCAGTGTTCAAACTATACTCAAGATTCAAGTGGGACTTATGCCGCTGGCAATGCAGGTGCAAATTCTTTGCATTATCAGCAGCATTACAAGCAATGGGTTGATTATTACAATCAATCGGAAGTTAGTGGTGCCCCTGGAGTAGAAAATTTGTCTGTTGCCAGTACATCCACTCAATTGCCAAGCCCCCACAACTTTTGCTCCACCTTGGAGGCCAGAGTCCGGTTCATCTCAAACACCATTGTTGCAGGTTTGAGTTTTTGTTGGATGATGGTCTAAGATTAGTTGAATTCATGCATAGTGACGACTTGTTTGAGCTAACTGTTGATCTTAAAGTGTGCattctatcattattttattctattt includes these proteins:
- the LOC107896690 gene encoding uncharacterized protein isoform X1 gives rise to the protein MLRYDQGAYLFLPSYVMRTHGAKQQGQKLIAVHMVQKITRIGMSFICCLMLGLQVIQALTIILVIIRQLEVTQAVVTFIRLPHRMGAIMQIILLSSVQTILKIQVGLMPLAMQVQILCIISSITSNGLIITINRKLVVPLE
- the LOC107896690 gene encoding uncharacterized protein isoform X2 produces the protein MVKEMKKQQLDGMKQNFKGIGMSFICCLMLGLQVIQALTIILVIIRQLEVTQAVVTFIRLPHRMGAIMQIILLSSVQTILKIQVGLMPLAMQVQILCIISSITSNGLIITINRKLVVPLE
- the LOC107896690 gene encoding uncharacterized protein isoform X3, with translation MLRYDQGAYLFLPSYVMRTHGAKQQGQKLIAVHMVQKITRQLEVTQAVVTFIRLPHRMGAIMQIILLSSVQTILKIQVGLMPLAMQVQILCIISSITSNGLIITINRKLVVPLE